The Sphaerospermopsis torques-reginae ITEP-024 genome has a window encoding:
- the rpmG gene encoding 50S ribosomal protein L33, which translates to MAKSKGARIIVTLECTECRTNPDKRSPGVSRYTSTKNRRNTTNRLELKKFCPHCNKHTVHKEIK; encoded by the coding sequence ATGGCTAAGAGTAAAGGTGCCCGCATAATAGTGACACTAGAATGCACCGAGTGTCGAACCAACCCAGACAAGCGTTCTCCAGGCGTTTCTCGCTATACCAGCACCAAGAACCGCCGGAACACCACCAACCGTTTAGAACTGAAAAAGTTCTGCCCCCACTGTAACAAACACACTGTTCACAAGGAAATTAAGTAA
- the rpsR gene encoding 30S ribosomal protein S18, whose protein sequence is MSYYRRRLSPIKPGEPIDYKDVDLLRKFITERGKILPRRITGLTSQQQRQLTLAIKRARIVALLPFINAEG, encoded by the coding sequence ATGAGCTATTATCGTCGTCGCCTGTCGCCAATTAAGCCAGGAGAACCAATAGATTATAAAGATGTTGATTTACTACGTAAATTTATTACAGAACGTGGTAAAATTCTACCCAGACGCATTACCGGGTTAACATCACAGCAACAGCGTCAATTAACATTAGCGATTAAACGCGCTCGGATTGTGGCATTGTTACCATTTATCAACGCCGAAGGCTAA
- a CDS encoding ribonuclease catalytic domain-containing protein, with protein MEKGTLVEFRVQGDRRLGVVDRPDGKTRWFVVDERGQSHSLAPRQLTYTVNGQTYKPADIPSFLSQVQPYLDPSSLEVAWEILVEDGETVTPSQMANLLFSESEPQHSYAAHCLLSDDKMYFKQKGDVYEPRSAAQVAERKHQIEVEAQKAKGQQEFLARVEQALQGESVEWQKPDRQRLEALEKYATFVADIVRMGINADALVRNYPPPAPVLETMNMLGRSATPQAALQLLIDLGWWSPHENLFLRRSSIPVQFPSKVLEVAQQHLDFPPADLDTNRLDLTHLKVYTIDDESTTEIDDGLSCEILADGRQRLWVHIADPTRWLMPEDDLDLEARKRGSTVYLPTGMISMFPEVLATGPMSLVQGKICCALSFGVVLNDTGAVEDYTIHPSLIKPTYRLTYEDVDEMLELGVQAEPEIEAIANLAQKRKNWRYNQGAISINMPEAMIKVKDDDISIDILEDSPSRQLVAEMMILAGEVAARYGQTHNIPLPFRGQPQPELPPEEELLQLPAGFVRFCALRRCMPKSEMSITPVRHAGLGLDTYTQATSPIRRYSDLLTHFQLKAHLRGEDLPFSAEQLKEVMMTVTTTTQELTMVERQTNRYYALEYLRRNPEEIWQVTILMWLREDSNLALILLEDLGLQLPMVFRRSVSLGEQVLVKVSLADPQKDIIQFQEIIYQEAVSG; from the coding sequence GTGGAGAAGGGGACGCTAGTTGAATTTAGGGTTCAAGGCGATCGCCGTCTGGGAGTGGTAGATCGTCCAGACGGAAAGACCCGTTGGTTTGTGGTAGATGAACGAGGTCAATCCCACAGCCTCGCGCCGCGACAACTAACCTATACAGTTAATGGACAAACTTATAAACCTGCTGATATTCCCAGCTTTTTAAGTCAAGTTCAACCCTATCTAGATCCATCTAGTTTAGAAGTAGCTTGGGAAATATTGGTAGAAGACGGGGAAACAGTCACCCCCAGTCAAATGGCCAATTTGCTGTTTTCAGAATCAGAACCACAGCACTCTTACGCCGCCCATTGCTTGTTATCCGATGACAAAATGTATTTCAAGCAAAAAGGCGATGTTTACGAACCACGCAGCGCCGCACAAGTAGCAGAACGGAAACACCAAATAGAAGTAGAAGCGCAGAAAGCTAAGGGACAGCAGGAATTTTTAGCGCGTGTAGAACAGGCACTCCAAGGCGAAAGCGTAGAATGGCAAAAACCAGACCGCCAGCGTTTGGAAGCATTAGAAAAATATGCGACTTTCGTGGCGGATATTGTGCGAATGGGGATAAATGCGGATGCCTTAGTGCGAAATTATCCACCACCAGCCCCAGTATTAGAAACCATGAATATGCTGGGACGTTCTGCAACTCCCCAAGCAGCCCTGCAACTATTGATCGACTTGGGTTGGTGGAGTCCCCATGAAAACCTGTTCCTGCGTCGTTCTTCAATTCCCGTTCAGTTCCCTAGTAAGGTATTAGAAGTGGCGCAACAACATTTGGATTTTCCACCAGCAGACTTAGACACCAATCGTCTGGATTTAACACATCTCAAGGTATACACTATTGATGATGAAAGTACAACTGAGATAGATGATGGTTTAAGTTGTGAAATTCTCGCCGATGGAAGACAACGTCTTTGGGTACATATTGCTGATCCTACCCGTTGGTTAATGCCAGAAGATGACTTAGATTTAGAAGCGAGAAAACGGGGTAGTACAGTTTACTTACCTACGGGAATGATATCTATGTTCCCCGAAGTCTTAGCTACAGGTCCAATGAGTTTGGTACAGGGGAAAATTTGTTGCGCCCTGAGTTTTGGTGTGGTTTTAAATGACACTGGGGCTGTAGAAGATTATACTATTCATCCCAGTTTGATTAAACCTACCTATCGCCTCACCTACGAAGATGTAGATGAGATGCTGGAGTTGGGAGTACAAGCAGAACCAGAAATAGAGGCGATCGCAAATTTGGCACAAAAGCGGAAAAATTGGCGATATAACCAAGGCGCGATTAGCATCAATATGCCAGAAGCGATGATCAAAGTCAAAGACGATGATATCAGCATTGATATATTAGAAGATTCCCCATCTCGGCAGTTAGTAGCAGAAATGATGATTTTGGCAGGGGAAGTAGCAGCACGTTACGGTCAAACCCACAACATCCCCCTACCATTTCGCGGACAACCCCAACCGGAACTCCCCCCAGAAGAAGAACTATTACAACTTCCAGCCGGTTTTGTGCGTTTTTGTGCTTTGCGTCGGTGTATGCCCAAAAGTGAAATGAGTATTACACCAGTACGTCATGCGGGTTTAGGTTTAGATACTTACACTCAAGCAACTTCGCCTATTCGTCGTTATAGCGACTTACTCACCCACTTTCAACTCAAAGCACATTTACGGGGTGAAGATTTGCCATTTTCTGCTGAACAACTCAAAGAAGTGATGATGACCGTCACCACTACGACCCAAGAACTAACAATGGTAGAACGGCAAACCAACAGGTATTATGCTTTAGAATATTTACGTCGTAATCCTGAAGAAATATGGCAAGTCACAATTTTGATGTGGTTACGGGAAGATAGCAACTTAGCATTAATTCTTTTAGAAGACTTAGGTTTACAGTTACCAATGGTCTTTAGGCGTTCTGTGAGTTTAGGTGAACAAGTATTAGTTAAAGTTAGTCTGGCAGATCCGCAAAAAGACATCATTCAGTTTCAAGAGATCATTTATCAAGAAGCTGTTAGTGGATAG
- the radC gene encoding RadC family protein has translation MTYCLRIADLPENERPRERLMTHGAKILATAELIAILLGTGQGPGKLSAVGLGQHILQELGKDQRDPLAALRDVTPAELMEIHGVGSAKATSILAAIELGKRVFLSRPAEGAVIDSPLAAAATLSQDLMWQSQERFAVLLLDVKNRFLGTKIITIGTATETLASPRDIFREVIRHGATQMIVAHNHPSGNLEPSEADIELTKQLLSGAQLLNIPLLDHLILGNGTHQSLREITTLWDDCPQED, from the coding sequence ATGACATACTGCCTCAGAATTGCTGACCTACCCGAAAATGAGCGTCCCCGTGAAAGATTGATGACTCATGGAGCGAAAATATTAGCTACTGCGGAATTAATTGCCATTCTCCTGGGAACTGGACAAGGACCTGGTAAACTGTCCGCCGTCGGTTTAGGGCAACATATATTACAAGAATTAGGTAAAGATCAACGAGATCCTTTAGCTGCTTTACGGGATGTCACCCCTGCAGAGTTAATGGAAATTCATGGTGTGGGTTCTGCAAAAGCTACATCAATTCTGGCAGCGATAGAATTAGGTAAACGGGTTTTTTTATCCCGCCCTGCGGAGGGTGCGGTTATTGATAGTCCCCTTGCGGCGGCCGCTACCCTGAGTCAAGACTTAATGTGGCAAAGTCAAGAACGGTTTGCGGTTTTATTATTAGATGTGAAAAATCGGTTTTTGGGGACAAAAATAATTACTATTGGTACTGCTACCGAAACTTTAGCTTCTCCCCGTGATATTTTTCGGGAAGTCATCCGTCATGGTGCAACCCAGATGATAGTTGCCCATAATCATCCTTCTGGTAATCTAGAACCTAGTGAAGCAGATATAGAATTAACAAAACAACTATTATCAGGGGCGCAACTTTTAAATATTCCGTTATTGGATCATTTAATTTTGGGTAATGGTACTCATCAGAGTTTGCGAGAAATTACAACTTTGTGGGATGATTGCCCCCAGGAAGATTGA
- a CDS encoding type II toxin-antitoxin system VapC family toxin: MKEKVYIETSVISYLTSRPSRDIVIAGHQQITQEWWQNYREKFTLVASQLVIQEASAGDSIAAEQRLKILETIELLETRKEAIVLAQSFLDFQIMPQKAAEDALHIAIAVTNGINYLLTWNCKHIANAIIRREIERICRYQGYEPVIICTPEELIER; this comes from the coding sequence ATGAAAGAAAAAGTCTATATTGAAACCTCAGTCATAAGTTATCTAACTTCTCGTCCTAGCCGAGATATTGTGATTGCAGGACATCAACAAATCACCCAAGAATGGTGGCAAAATTATCGAGAAAAATTTACTCTGGTGGCTTCACAGCTAGTTATTCAAGAAGCCAGTGCTGGGGACTCTATTGCAGCCGAACAAAGACTGAAAATTTTAGAAACAATAGAATTATTAGAAACTAGAAAAGAGGCAATAGTTTTAGCCCAATCTTTTCTTGATTTTCAAATCATGCCCCAAAAAGCGGCAGAAGATGCTTTACATATTGCTATTGCCGTAACCAATGGTATCAATTATTTGTTAACATGGAATTGTAAGCATATTGCTAATGCTATAATTCGGAGAGAAATTGAACGCATTTGTCGTTACCAAGGCTATGAACCAGTAATAATTTGTACACCTGAAGAACTGATAGAGAGGTAA
- a CDS encoding YcjF family protein, with protein sequence MTEQPNKDSLNTPPDAPQPKSDNDSWQNRITGVVSKTTAKLTQLLPVDQVTQTIGKWFSVNDAEVAEILATIRTQLPTTEALLIGKPQTGKSSIVRGLTGVSAEIIGQGFRPHTQNTQRYAYPADDLPLIVFTDTVGLGDVNKDTETIIQELITDLKTEINGARVFILTVKINDFATDTLRNIAQKLRQQYPNIPCLLAVTCLHEIYPQEVENHPNYPPEFEELNRACKEIKNNFTGLYDRAVLIDFTLEEDGYDPMFYGLEALRDNLAEMLPEAEAKAIYQLLDKQAGKELGNIFRDTARRYILPFSIMAGTLAAVPLPFATMPVLTALQVSMVGLLGKLYGQTLTPSQAGGIVSAIAGGFLAQAVARELIKFVPGLGTVIAASWAGAYTWSLGEAACVYFGDLMGGKKPDPQKIQNVMQEAFEGAKERFKGMKS encoded by the coding sequence ATGACTGAACAACCTAACAAAGACTCATTAAACACACCACCGGATGCACCACAACCCAAGTCAGACAATGATTCTTGGCAAAACCGCATCACTGGTGTTGTTAGCAAAACTACCGCTAAATTAACCCAACTCTTACCCGTGGATCAAGTAACACAAACTATAGGAAAATGGTTTAGTGTCAATGATGCTGAAGTAGCAGAGATTTTAGCAACTATCCGCACTCAGTTACCCACTACAGAAGCTTTATTAATCGGAAAACCCCAAACGGGTAAAAGTTCTATTGTTCGCGGGTTAACTGGAGTTTCTGCGGAAATTATTGGCCAGGGTTTTCGTCCCCATACTCAAAATACCCAACGTTATGCTTATCCTGCTGATGATTTACCTTTAATTGTTTTTACTGATACGGTGGGTTTGGGTGATGTTAATAAAGATACGGAAACTATTATTCAAGAGTTAATTACTGATTTAAAAACCGAAATTAATGGCGCTAGGGTTTTCATTTTGACGGTGAAAATTAATGATTTCGCTACTGATACTCTGCGAAATATTGCCCAAAAATTGCGCCAACAATATCCCAATATTCCCTGTTTATTAGCGGTAACTTGTTTACATGAAATTTATCCACAGGAAGTAGAAAATCATCCCAATTATCCGCCAGAGTTTGAGGAATTAAACCGGGCTTGTAAGGAAATTAAAAATAATTTTACTGGTTTATATGATCGAGCAGTTTTGATTGATTTTACTTTAGAAGAAGATGGTTATGATCCGATGTTTTATGGTTTAGAAGCACTGCGAGATAATTTAGCAGAAATGTTACCTGAAGCAGAAGCAAAAGCAATTTATCAATTATTAGATAAACAAGCAGGTAAGGAATTAGGTAATATTTTTCGTGATACTGCCAGAAGATATATTTTACCTTTTTCCATTATGGCAGGGACTTTAGCTGCTGTACCTTTACCTTTTGCAACTATGCCGGTTTTAACAGCTTTGCAAGTTTCAATGGTGGGGTTATTGGGTAAATTATATGGTCAGACATTGACACCTTCTCAAGCTGGGGGTATCGTTAGTGCGATCGCTGGTGGTTTTTTAGCTCAAGCAGTAGCACGGGAATTAATTAAATTTGTCCCTGGTTTGGGTACTGTGATTGCAGCATCTTGGGCGGGTGCTTATACATGGTCTTTGGGTGAAGCTGCTTGTGTGTATTTTGGGGATTTAATGGGTGGGAAAAAGCCAGACCCGCAAAAAATTCAAAATGTCATGCAAGAGGCTTTTGAAGGGGCAAAAGAACGTTTTAAGGGCATGAAAAGTTAG
- a CDS encoding TIGR03643 family protein, whose protein sequence is MKLPELDPTTIDRIVEMAWEDRTPFEAIELQFGLSEKDVISLMRREMKESSFKMWRERVTKRKTKHLHKRDFVAGRFKSDNQKT, encoded by the coding sequence ATGAAGTTACCTGAACTAGATCCTACAACCATAGATCGCATTGTAGAAATGGCCTGGGAAGATAGAACACCTTTTGAAGCTATTGAACTTCAATTTGGCTTATCAGAAAAAGACGTAATTAGCCTGATGAGACGAGAAATGAAAGAATCTAGTTTTAAAATGTGGAGAGAAAGGGTAACTAAGCGCAAAACAAAACATTTGCATAAGCGAGATTTTGTTGCGGGTAGATTTAAGTCAGATAATCAGAAAACATAA